tttttttttttttttttttttttttttttttcgtttttcagTTGAATTAACCATTTATTGGCCCTTCCTGATGTTCTTATTCTAGTATTCTCTAGATctatttgtaaattaaaattgttaaaaaatgatttctgaatgaaattttggaaTTATTAAGTTGAATATTAAAGGTTCTTGCCAGGGTTTCTGGCTTTGTAATTTAGAATGGACAATGTTTTTTGACATTGTAAATTTGCAGTTGATTAtcgaaattttgaatttgttttccTGGTTAGTTTGCTTGGGATTCAAGTACTGTAGTCTGGACCGTATcaagataatattaaataaacaaattctcATAAATTAGTAGAGACACATGCCAAATTTTGTCATGGTTAGGTGGCTTTCAAGTTTATAGTCACAACTCACATGGTCACATTGGTTCCAAGTTCTGAAATTCTATGGACGTGAATCAATGTGGTTGCCATGTAGTTGATGGTcacttttgtaatttttatggatTGTATCCATGTCCCAACTTCAGGCTAGTTTTATATCATGCTGGAAGCAAATGATTCTGTGAAATTGACCATTGGATTGGCCGAGCAGACTAACCCCTAGGGTGTGCTCACTACTAAAACACAAATAATTCGAAGTTATTTATACATAAGCTACAACAGAAGCAGTTGGTTGGAACATTCtatgtaaatattaaataagtttaattaCATTTGAAATGTCAAAAAAAGTTTGGTGTAAGGTAGTATTTCTGGGAATAAATGAACCTCCCAACTAGTTTTACCTGTTTGTGCTAGTGAACTTGAAACACCATTTCCCCCTTTCTTCTACAAGTGGAAACTAATTGTTCTGGGAAGTTTTCagcttctttattttatacttCAATCAGAGTTTGAACGGTTTCCATTTAGTTCAAAGCCCCTTATTTGTAAGATAGATTTATTTCCTCTACTTTTCTGCTATAGAAAACTCTGGTCTGGGTTAACGGTACTATAGATAAAGATGTTCGTTATTTGATATTTCATAGACTTTGCAGGTGCATTTTGGTAGCCAAAAATTATGGCGTCTCTGAAAGACCTGCTTCCTGCTGTAAAGTCAACAGCTGTGACACAGTACGATCACTCAAATGATCCATGGTTCAAGCAGCGGTTAAGTTCATCAGAAGCAGAACAAACTTCTGTTGTTAAGGCCAATCCTGTACCACCTTACTTGAAGCGTAGTGGATTTATTCCTCGGAAAGTAGAGGATTTTGGAGATGGTGGTGCTTTCCCAGAGATTCACATTGCTCAATACCCACTCGACATGGGTAGAGACAAATCATCAAAGCCTGGATCAAAGATCCTTCCTGTTACGGTGGATGCCCATGGAAATGTTGCATATGATGCCATTGTAAAACAgaatgaaaattctaaaaagatTGTTTATTCACAACATAAAGACCTCATTCCAAAGATCTTGAAGACTGATGAAGAGAATGATGAGGATGAAGAGATGCAGAAAGAGATTGAAGAAACAACCGAGGAAACGAAGTCTGCACTTGAAAAGATAGTGAATGTAAGATTGAGTGCAGCTCAGCCTAAAAATGTAGCCAAGCAATCATcagattcaaaatttatcaAGTATAAGCCATCTCAGCAATCAGCAGCTTTTAATTCAGGTGCCAAGGAGAGAATCATTAGAATGGTGGAAATGCCAGTAGATCCACTCGAGCCTCCAAAGTTCAAGCATAAGCGTGTTCCTAGAGCTTCTGGGTCTCCTCCTGTGCCAGTCATGCATTCCCCTCCTCGTCCTGTCACCGTGAAGGATCAACAGGATTGGAAGATTCCACCTTGTATTTCAAATTGGAAGAATCCGAAAGGTTATACAATCCCACTTGACAAGCGTCTTGCAGCTGATGGCAGAGGCCTTCAAGAAGTTCAAATCAACGACAATTTCGCAAAGCTATCTGAAGCATTGTATGTTGCAGAACAGAAAGCAAGAGAAGCAGTTGCAATGAGATCTAAGGTTCAGAAAGAAATGCTTATGAAgcagaaggagaagaaggaatTGGAGCTTCGAGCCTTAGCTCAAAAGGCTCGGTCTGAGAGGACTGGTGCTGCACCTCCGCCTGCAGTTTCTTATCCATCTGAGAGGAGCACTGCAGATAGAGACACTTCTGAGATGAAAGAGGAGTTCGAGCATattagagaaaaagagaaggctTTATCAAAGGAGACGAGGGAAGAAAGGGAAGAGCGATTGCAGCGTGAGAAGATTCGTGAGGAACGACGTAGAgagagggaaagggaaagaaggTTGGAAGCCAAAGATGCAGCAATGGGGAAGAGGAGTAAGATTACAAGAGATAGAGATCGTGATATTAGTGAGAAGGTTGCACTTGGAATGGCTTCTACCGGAGCAGGTAGAGAGGGAGAAGTTATGTATGATCAGAGGCTATTTAACCAAGATAAAGGAATGGACTCGGGATTTGCCAACGACGACCAGTACAATATATACGACAAGGGCTTATTTACCGCTCAGCCCACTCTCTCAACCCTTTACAGACCTAAAAAAGATGCCGATTCTGATATGTACGGAGGTGCTGACGAACAGTTAGACAAGATTATGAAGACCGATCGCTTCAAACCAGACAAGTCATTTTCAGGCACTGCAGAAAGGTCTGGACCTAGAGACAGACCGGTGGAGTTCGAAAGAGAAGTCGAAGAAGCCGATCCATTTGGACTGGATCAGTTCTTGACTGAAGTGAAGAAAGGTAAGAAAGCTATGGATAAAGTTGGCAGTGGTGGGACAATGAGAGCCAGTGGTGGTTCATCAACGCGAGACGGCTATGATGGTGGCTCCGGTAGAAGTCGCATTGGATTTGAAAGAGGGCATTAGAAGGTACAAATCCAATCAGTTTTATCTTGTGTTTCAATTATATTACTACTGGCATTAGAAGGTACCCTCCCAAAAGCGCTTCTGAACTATGAGTAAGATAATATTTGATTGCCATTTTACtccatatttttatctttctaTGCTTTATTGCGTTGGAAAATCTTTAATTCGTTTGGatggattgaatttttctttgcGACAGGTGGAAAAGTTGGCATCCCGATCAGGAGGAGTACTCTTCGGAGAAAATGGTGCCTTTGAGGTGACATTTTTACTTCTATTTAGATATTTCCAGttgttttacattattttctcccttatttccttttttttttttttttttttgtttgtttgtttcttcctatttaaaaaattgcaatATTACTTATCCTCtcttaaatgtttcaaaactatCCATTGAGCTGTTGGAGAAAGTTGAAATGGTGtggaaaatttcaatttctattgaaaatcttaaaaagaatttttatttttagataagTTATGAAACGTTTTTGAAGTGAGTTATATTGCAACTTTCAGTAGtataaaggtattttttaccatatagttttttttaatagaaatttcCGCGTGTACAATTTACTCTCCACTTATAGCCATGGATTTGCATGCAGAATCCGAACGCAATTTACTAATGAAAACTTCATGGACATTTGTCAGCCTTTTTAGTACACTTTAAAGCTACAATTCCAATTTGTccattttttaactttcttaTTTAGGTATACTACTCTGCTTGAATCTATCATTTTTACAACGAACCCCCATTTCGGACAAGATTTGAATGTCAATATCTGTTTTGTGATATTCTTTCTCTATTGCTCTTCATTAACCTTGGATCTTCTTTCTCTATTTGCTCTCCATTAACCGAAATCCTTTGTTCGTAGGAAACTAACGAAGATCAACGGTCGTCACAGCCCATCTatctgaattttatttaaaaacacgTAGAAGGATATGAAAACCAGGGAATCATNAATTATTTAAAAACACGTAGAAGGATATGAAAACCAGGGAATCATTGATTTTGGAGGGCGAAGATGCCGCCAGGTATTCCCATTCCCTCACCcccccaaaaaagaaaaaaaaaaggtttaaatcCTCCTTTGATTATTGATctgttatatttattttgttataatNaaaaagaaaaaaaaaggtttaactCCTCCTTTGATTATTGATctgttatatttattttgttataatcgattttcaaatttatgctactacatttttaatttctgttttttgttttctaaaatataaattatttgactAATATTTGATAACAGTTTTCTGcttatttgttttgaataaaaactgattgtttttctatttcatgaaattgtaatttaaatctaaaaacaaaagacaaaAGTTATTAAGCCTTTGTTTGAAAGATCATATTTCCAAAGAATTTCTAGTGTGTTCGTCATTTTTCTCGAAAATACATTGAATCTTTTTCATcctaacttttattttatatcgaAGTTGAGCTTTTGAGCtaaatcatattttcttttgaacgaaccttttttattctcttaacATTCCTTATTTTATCACGATTTCAGTTTTAGTAGATTACAAAACAGAAGGGTAAATCCTTTTTCATAATTTGGGTTGCCTTCCTTCTAACATATTTTCCTTCAAACCATCTTTTCTTCCCTTCGACTTTTATCCATCTGACCGCTTCTTCTCTcctctctaaaattttattcttcaacCTTAccttatcttttaattttaaaatagaatatctaaTCGGCAATCTTTACTCTTTTAATTACTCTCTTCAACATtacctttttatcttttaatttcaaaatagaatatcAAATTGACACTCTTTAGTCTTAATTATATTAGAGACAAAAATAAGTTGCGGACGGATTGGTTAGAGAAGATTAAGAAAGGTAAGTTAGTGGGgtataaacttaaaataggGTGCTCCCTAGCGtcgatttaaaataaataaataaataaacatttgaaAATCTTAATTTGGTCTACAGAAAcctgttttttagttttacttgcacattttaaaacgtttctcaaatttaataatatgcctaaacttttaaattttctccaACGTACgtaaaacttataattttgttctaataaactttagacaaaagaaaactatatacaaaacaataataatctACTACATATAAATCTAATCAAACTCGAAGTCTTCGTCCATagataaattttgtattcgcaattttttaaagttaaatggGTGTTAGgaacctaattttttaatatttttaaaaacggAATATATGGTCATCGATAGAcctatattcttaaaataagcagaaataaaatattttttctctaaGACATGGATAGACAAAGTACTTAGGTTTCATAAAACTTTATTTCTACTAATCAAGTTTTAAAATCCAATAACACTAGCTTACTACAATTTCAAATAGCTATCGATTCAGACATGACGCGATCACAACTCACGGAAACAAATAGAGGGGAAAATCTTTTCGTTCTATTTTTAATTNCATGGAAACAAATAGAGGGGAAAATCTTTTCgttctatttttaattcaattttcgATCACGTAAAAATAGCTACAATTTACACtcaaatcaattttcaaattttttaaaaagtaaaataatgtCATACTCATCtgatatttttcattcaatgaatgatatgttatttacaaattcaaaaattaaaaaaatcacgaATAAAGgtttaaataagatataaaaaattaatgaatccATCTAATCTtgttaatagttttttttttaaaaaaaattgttttggtttttcccTAATTTCCCCTTCAAAACACTTGAATTACTagtaaaattctaaaaacaaaaataagtctagaaaaactttttttttttttttttttttttttaaattttcaaaacttagcAAGAGTAGAAAGTGAGtaacaaaatccaaaacttATGGACATAAATAgtgtttataaatttcattattaagaAAGAACGTTTTATCTTACTAAAAAcagttattttttataaaattcaagtgAATGATGCGGAAATAGAGCATTCACCTGACAAAGAGCAAGACCAAGCTAGCAATCGACAATATTTGTAGCACTCGTACGGCCCTTCCCTTGGTTTTACACTACTGCTGCCGCTGTTTTCCTTTGGGTACGTAGGGGGCAAAAACGACATTTTCAGCTGGCCCACTCAAGAAAAATTTACAATTCAGAAAATAAGACATTATACTTGGAACTAGACCACTGAACATTGAAATACCTCTAGAACTCCAAATTCAAACTCCACAAACAAATTTTTGGACTCCAAATA
The nucleotide sequence above comes from Cucurbita pepo subsp. pepo cultivar mu-cu-16 chromosome LG11, ASM280686v2, whole genome shotgun sequence. Encoded proteins:
- the LOC111805255 gene encoding SNW/SKI-interacting protein A-like → MASLKDLLPAVKSTAVTQYDHSNDPWFKQRLSSSEAEQTSVVKANPVPPYLKRSGFIPRKVEDFGDGGAFPEIHIAQYPLDMGRDKSSKPGSKILPVTVDAHGNVAYDAIVKQNENSKKIVYSQHKDLIPKILKTDEENDEDEEMQKEIEETTEETKSALEKIVNVRLSAAQPKNVAKQSSDSKFIKYKPSQQSAAFNSGAKERIIRMVEMPVDPLEPPKFKHKRVPRASGSPPVPVMHSPPRPVTVKDQQDWKIPPCISNWKNPKGYTIPLDKRLAADGRGLQEVQINDNFAKLSEALYVAEQKAREAVAMRSKVQKEMLMKQKEKKELELRALAQKARSERTGAAPPPAVSYPSERSTADRDTSEMKEEFEHIREKEKALSKETREEREERLQREKIREERRRERERERRLEAKDAAMGKRSKITRDRDRDISEKVALGMASTGAGREGEVMYDQRLFNQDKGMDSGFANDDQYNIYDKGLFTAQPTLSTLYRPKKDADSDMYGGADEQLDKIMKTDRFKPDKSFSGTAERSGPRDRPVEFEREVEEADPFGLDQFLTEVKKGKKAMDKVGSGGTMRASGGSSTRDGYDGGSGRSRIGFERGH